The Triticum aestivum cultivar Chinese Spring chromosome 5A, IWGSC CS RefSeq v2.1, whole genome shotgun sequence genomic sequence TTCTGTAGTTGGTTCAGCTTACCACTATAGCCAAAAGAGGATTCCTCGCTTCTTTCTCTCATGCAAAACCATGCATGAGACTTTCATCTCGCACGGCTCCTAAGTGATAAAAGAAAGAAGCACTACACCACTACGATAAATATCAACGTGAATTCTAAATGAACTACTGCAGCCGCGTTATTTACTATGCAATAAAACTtacatttttatattttttataaaaacgtttATCAAATCTTGAACAAAGTTCAGGAATTGGAAAAGTTCATCgtttttgaaaaaggttcatccaGTTTGATAAGAATTATTCATCTATTAGAAAACAATTCACCAATTTTGaaagaagttcatcgattttggaaaaaaactaatagaatttgaaaaaaaaagttcatcaaatgtgaaaaagttcatcaaatttgagaaaaagttcatcgaatttgagaaaaaattcatcaaattttgaaaaagttcaccgaAGCGAATTTAAATAAAGTCCATCGAAATTAAATAAAGTTCAtccaaattgaaaaaagttcattgaatttgaaaaaagttcatcggttttaaaaaaagttcaccgaagctataaataagttcatcaattttgaaaaaggatCACCGAATTTgagaaaaggttcacaaatttgaaaataagTTTATCGATTTGAAAAAATGTTTCGGAGCCAACATGCTGTGCGCTGTTGCGATCGACCCATACAAGCAAGGGCGTGACTCGTCGCATTCGCGTGCCTACTAATCTTAGCTAGACTAATGTTCCTTTCTTGATCCAGAATTCGTCTGATCTCATTAACCTGATATGCATACCTCGATCGATTGCCGTCTTTGGATTGAACCAACTTCAGCAGCTCGGCACAATCCGTTTCCACAATCAGCGGCGGGTTCGTCCAGTGTAGAGAAAGCCGTAATCCTTCCTCCATAGCCGCCATCCCAGCttctaaggggtcaccacaattaAATAGCATCCGTGTCGCGGCAAAGATAACATCACCTTCATGATCCCGCAAGATCATCCCAGCCCCAGTCATATCATTTTCTTTCACAAAAGCACCATCGACATTCAGTTTAGCATGATATGCATCAGCCGTCTCCCAGCGTGGCGTGGCTGTTATTGTATGTACGTATTTTTGCATGCTTCCTGATAGAGCAACCACCTGCTTTTCCTTGGTGAGGTCTGTCGATGGATGCTGTTGTATTGCGAGCAAGGACGTAATGTAGCTCGTGAGGAATCTGCGCGAGGCCTAGATCGGGACCGGCGGTTTCTTATGTGTAATTTCATTCCTTGCAGACCAAATCCTCCACGGgtgaatagctcccatgcgacgttGTTGGTGTGAATTGTCTCTCATGCGACGTAGTTGGTTGTAATCGCTCTCATGCGACATCTTCGTTGGAAAAAATAGCTCTCATGCGACACTGCTGCCTAATCCAAAGACACATGTTTAAAACTCGaatcaggtgagcgggacccacagcatgggacccactaacttatccaactcagcattggtcaggtgagcgggacccacagcgtgggacccactaacttatccaggtcagcattggtacaagaggacaccgagccgtgccccgagccgtgcagcacccgagcccatcctcccccctccccctccccgaccGTTGTTGTTCTTTTTCTCCGGCGACGACGCGCAGCAACGCCGTTCCGGGCCGCGACCTAGCAATGTCGAGCTCCGCTTCAGCCTCCCGCCGCTCATGGCCGCGCTATGGCGCAGTGCCCATGACAAGATGCCCTGCATGCCAACGTATCGCACCCCTGAAGCGGCTAGTCACAACGACCGACAAGAATGGCAACCTTGGGCGGGaattcgtgaaatgcgagagcaaaccagagcagggaaaggtgagattttacttctcaatatgccaattttggtttttatctcccaatttcatatttgCCCATTTTTCCCCATCggatttgggatttagggttcatctttCCGATTTCAGAAATTGAAGCAATGCACCCATTTTGAGTGGCTAGATGAGTACATAGAGCGGATTCAACTGGAGGGTGCATCAGGGGAGCTCGATTTACCGTTGGAGGCGGAGAAGTTGGGCAAGTTTGGATCGGGCGCATCTGGATCCGGGGCCCCTGGATCTGGCAATTCCATCGGGGGCGCCCGCCCTTCCATTGGTGCTACTGTGGGGGATGCAGGAGTGACGGCAGAGCTGAAGAAGCTGAACAAGCAGATGAAGAAACTCATCGAATTGCAGAAGCAGGGCAATTTGATGGGGCTGATGGCCGCATTTTTTtatgtttgtgtaattggtctcgcatttgtttatgtgatgataattagtcgtaagtgaatagattgggcatcatttgtaatcgtaatgatatgtacatttgaataaaagtgttgcgctgtacgaattcggcatgtcttcttcactctgttttgttttttcagttcttcagttagtcatcagtttcagtttcagtggtagagggagaaaaagaaaaaaaattcgtcCCACAGTTGCCCGAAAAGGCCAGGCCCATATAGAAGTTACGCAGGGCCCAGGCCGAATAGAACATACCCAGGCCCGTTGATAAAAGAAGTGTAGCTAGTGCAAAAAAAAGTGCACACGGTCATTGACATCAATATATCTTTTCGGCTTTAGGTTATTTTACAAATTTTAAGTTTCCTGCCTTCACCTTTTTTTAGATAACTCATCTGATAATTATTTGAGCTATTTTTATGCATAAGCTATCGTGTCCGATTGTAGGGTCCCGTGTTGTTTCGGCTAAAACAAAAGGTTGGTTCTAGTTAGCAGTCTAACTTGTAGTCTTTGTGAACCAAAAAAGTTGCATTTGTTTGGTTCTAGTTTATTTCAACGAAGCGCCATTTTTATTGCATATAGTGCATAAAACATAAAAGGAAGATAATTAACTAGACACGTGCTAACAACAACttctatgattggatcatgttttagTGCATTTTTTAGTACACATGGCCACATAAATAAAATGCAATGGAGAAACTTTAGGACCGAAAAAACATATAGATAGATAGAGGGGCATCGGGTACCCTagtagcatagatagatagaacatATAGAGGGGCATCCCCCCACTACATATAGTTCATAAAACATGAAAGTAAAATAATTAAAACTAGATATATAGAAGACACGGGCACACACACCCGAACCAACACAAACACAAACTAGATAGATAGAAGACTCGCACTTGAACaactccttggcccctcctccttgccactccttggcccctcctccttgggcccctcactcgtcgttctccggcatctggtaggggaggctgtgcatgccgttggggtgagggaagatgtggtggaagttggtgaagatgttgtaggtcgtgaacgcgataaactcgcatccacaccagaacacctggccgaggaggtggtgagcgtcgtaggggttggtgaaggtgacgtggAGGCCGATGACGAGGCCGTTGGCGTTGCCATCGTACTGCTCGTGGAGGTGGAACATGGGCGGAGTGCccggagggaggtggcggtagccggcttggaggaagaagcgagccaactctctagggcccctccacctagagatggcccacaccctcaggctattctcgacgacgactccggccgggtactgcctctccggcacggtgcgagggcgacggtaggtagggccgttgaactgcatggtggctcgagtggtggatttggctcgaaaagaagaaggggaggaggcttgagagatgagtgTGAGAGGATGAGGAAATGGTGCCCTTTTATAGCCGCGTTGCAGCTGTGGTCAATGTGTACACGGTGCCTTCTGGATCGTTTTCTCTTCTCCGTTCGCACTGGCATAAGTAATTGCGGGCATTAATTCAAAAAACGGCGGCCAGAGCATCCAGGCGAGTTGCATCGTTTCGTGCACTTGCATCGGCGGTGACGCCGCGTGGGAAACAGGCCCGTTCATCCGCGCGTGACACTGAAAAAGGAGCTGCGCCACATCTGCACCACCGACGCGTCCGTCTCgttcaaacatgcatttgttaaaaTAGCTTAGATGCGACGTACCTATACGCTGCGCCCCTGCCGTGCTTTACTGCGTCGATGCGTGCATGCAATGGCGGGCTAGGTGTTCACGAGCAAAGAATAGCTAGGCTGCGACGTTGCATGGCATGCATGGGACagggatggcccacatgtcattgaccctctCGCATGCAGCCCATCCCCCTCTCGACGGCCGTGCGCACGCACGCCAGGCTCTGCCGGGCCCGATCCGCTCGGCCCAACGGTCACTTAGATGATCCCCCGCTCAACGTTATCTGTTCGTCAGAGAGAAAAAACGGTGGCCAATCAGATTGGAGCCCACGGATCGCCCCCACGGAATCCTTCTAGAAGGCCTATCCGACGGCCGCAGTTTGGcgttagggttagatcgacggtggacgtttggcgctagggttacatggggtttggaggcagtcaacggggttttgaaaggtttgaccgaacattcaaatgtgtataactaattcaaaaaaatctaaaaaatgaaaaacctgcgcatatagcctttttatgttacatagttatgatataaaatgataaacttgatctaatgatctttgcttgaaaaaaccttcacaaattgGACTATCTCGACTGAGGTTGCATGGAGTTCACAGGAGTGAGAAGAGGGTTTGAggttttgaaaatgcaaaaaaatcaaaaacatcaccttagcttcattttagagtgactaaggaggatctgaagttatttttgcatttaaaatttttaaacttgttttattgctaactttgtattaaagggtgttttttcaaaaataaattaaataatatgAATACTTATTCAAAAAAAGGTGAGACTTCGTATTGATCCTATATAGGTATAATATAAGCTAAGAAAATCTTTTTTGGGTGATTTTGAGAAGGTCGAAAAAAACTTGCTTAGAAATGGGGCCGTTTTCCCTTACTTTGGAGCCTGTTTGGACAACATTGTCCGTGACTATGAGTTGGAATTCACAAAAAGGGTTGGATTTATGAACTAAAGTGCATAGTAGTACATAAAACGATGCAACATCACAGAACAAACAAATGAACTCAAAAAATATTGGAGATAGGTTCAAATTTGAATatcggttcaaatttgaattttatttcaagtcaaatcaacatcatagcacataagttatcacatgaaagaacataagttttcacatcaaatgacaacaaacttaagttttcacatcaaatttgaatgatttcgactctatttcttttgcttctttctaccactcgatttcttctgcttttttccaccgtttggttccacggcgcatagtttgttgatgctgatgctcttgctTTTTGGCCCCTTGCAAACTCCACTAGGCCCCCTCAACTTTTGCACCTGACCATGTCtcacttcttcagtttgcacttctgcagattgagtagatggcacacattgttcAACTACTTCAGTTTGCAACTCAACACTTGGCAGCACAACCTCCAAACATGGCAACACAGTTGTCAAAGCAGATTCGAATGGCAGCACAACAGTTGCTTCATCTGCAACAGTTTCAGATTGCCCTAGCGTCTGCAAAACAGATTCAGTATGCATCAC encodes the following:
- the LOC123107110 gene encoding uncharacterized protein, with translation MSSSASASRRSWPRYGAVPMTRCPACQRIAPLKRLVTTTDKNGNLGREFVKCESKPEQGKKLKQCTHFEWLDEYIERIQLEGASGELDLPLEAEKLGKFGSGASGSGAPGSGNSIGGARPSIGATVGDAGVTAELKKLNKQMKKLIELQKQGNLMGLMAAFFYVCVIGLAFVYVMIISRK